Proteins from a genomic interval of Trichoderma breve strain T069 chromosome 2, whole genome shotgun sequence:
- a CDS encoding FAD binding domain-containing protein, whose amino-acid sequence MVISTDSAGPEASAPGSAKPVVLIIGAGVSGLLLAQHLKREGVSYRIFERDADLATRGAGWGLTLHWSLTALQSLLPSGLAERICDESSVDRWADRRGELSRFPFFDLDSGELKTQTPGAVKSARVRVTRQRLRKLLAEGIEIEWGKTLREFHTSDNGTVSVSFEDGTSCTGTLLVACDGGQSRVRRALFPDQTNLMLQLPVRTMGVKMLLTAEQIEPIRKLDLFFLQGASPTNDSFMYISVLDVPGNQADSDPNVFSCQLHCSWPYPGSGAPLDVPATNKERCELLRAFAKTWSDPFRSLVLNNVHADTEIKRLDVLDWAPPIGLHSNGQVVLMGDAFHLMSMYRGEGANHAIVDVLDFATQVVPLLALNRDDFSSRTDSQVPTHQSQGPDFRQALRQALDAYEDAVVSRARPGVLASRRACLDAHAFSRLFGEAATGVSPLLSKREMMLQFDDESTELIK is encoded by the exons aTGGTCATCAGCACCGACAGCGCCGGCCCCGAGGCCAGTGCGCCCGGAAGCGCCAAGCCggtcgtcctcatcatcggcgccggcGTCAgtgggctgctgctcgcccaGCATCTCAAGCGCGAGGGCGTCTCGTACCGCATCTTCGAGCGGGATGCCGATTTGGCGACTCGCGGCGCCGGCTGGGGCTTGACACTGCACTGGTCTCTCACGGCGCTGCAGAGCCTGTTGCCGTCGGGGCTGGCGGAGCGCATTTGCGACGAGTCCAGCGTGGATCGATGGGCGGATCGGCGTGGTGAGCTGTCGAGATTCCCCTTCTTCGATCTTGACAGCGGAGAGCTCAAGACGCAGACGCCGGGAGCGGTCAAGAGCGCGAGGGTTCGTGTGACTCGGCAGAGGTTGCGGAAGTTGTTGGCAGAGGggattgagattgag TGGGGGAAAACTCTCCGCGAGTTCCATACCAGCGACAACGGCACAGTCAGCGTCTCTTTTGAAGATGGCACCTCATGCACCGGGACGCTGTTGGTCGCATGCGATGGAGGCCAATCGCGCGTGCGCCGCGCTCTGTTCCCTGACCAGACAAACCTGATGCTGCAGTTGCCTGTGCGGACCATGGGCGTCAAGATGCTGTTGACGGCGGAGCAGATCGAGCCGATCCGGAAACTAGATCTGTTTTTCCTCCAAGGTGCATCGCCAACCAACGATTCCTTCATGTACATCAGCG TCCTCGATGTTCCCGGAAACCAGGCCGACAGCGACCCCAATGTGTTCAGCTGCCAGCTGCATTGCTCGTGGCCATATCCGGGCAGCGGAGCGCCGCTAGACGTCCCGGCCACCAACAAGGAACGGTGCGAGCTGCTGCGTGCCTTTGCAAAAACTTGGTCCGACCCTTTCCGGTCTCTTGTTTTGAACAATGTGCATGCCGACACGGAAATCAAGCGCCTGGATGTGCTTGACTGGGCACCGCCCATAGGCTTGCACTCGAATGGCCAAGTGGTGTTGATGGGCGATGCGTTCCATCTAATGTCCATGT ACCGTGGCGAAGGCGCCAACCATGCCATCGTCGACGTGCTCGACTTTGCGACGCAGGTAGTCCCGCTACTGGCGCTCAATCGCGACGACTTCAGCTCAAGGACGGACTCGCAAGTGCCTACCCATCAGAGTCAAGGTCCGGATTTCCGGCAGGCTCTGCGCCAGGCGCTAGATGCCTATGAAGACGCCGTCGTCTCTCGTGCCCGGCCAGGGGTACTGGCCTCACGCAGGGCTTGCTTAGACGCGCACGCCTTTTCCAGGCTGTTTGGAGAGGCAGCGACCGGCGTCAGCCCGTTGCTCAGCAAGCGCGAGATGATGCTTCAGTTTGACGACGAGTCGACGGAGCTAATCAAGTAG
- a CDS encoding major facilitator superfamily domain-containing protein produces MSSQNLSEKGGDVDVRGTTPSHSDVDVPEAGIDDAWKFLNEHRDAAGVAAVNIKSLRLKIDLHIVPIMFLCYTMQFLDKVILNYAAVMGLNADLHLQGNDFSNVATFCFVGLLCFEIPNTYFLQVVPAAKWLGLNVTLWGVATACGAAAHNYQTLLVSRVFLGIFEATIGPSLMLISSQWYTKSEQAPRFSFWYLGLGLGQILGGAISYGFQHVTPGASLAGWRIMFVVLGCVTVVIGLSAFFFLPDTPMKASWLSDNEKVALLKHVSVNQTGIQSRKFRPKEIVEALLDPQIWLLLLSVVLLSVSSGVVTTYSATLIKNLGYKPAQAALMNMPSGAISIFFTLLVGFGVRKQSHRWAWIIACIIPAIIGGALMSFLDSKTHSSGVLAGIYLVNAVVAPLPLFYALTVANVSGATKRAFAAAIVSGSFSLGNIIGPQTFQARDAPDFRPAKLAVMGTQAGCAATTFALFLYYVWCNKRRGDRSKENEEQFMSPEVWATMTDKENKMFRYSY; encoded by the exons ATGTCTTCCCAAAACCTTAGCGAGAAAGGAGGGGATGTCGATGTTCGGGGAACGACCCCTTCCCATAGCGATGTCGATGTTCCCGAGGCTGGCATTGACGATGCATGGAAATTCCTCAACGAGCACCgcgatgctgctggcgttGCCGCCGTCAACATCAAGTCTCTGCGACTCAAGATTGACCTGCATATTGTCCCCATCATGTTTCTCTGCTATACAATGCAGTTTCTTGACAAGGTCATCCTGAAT TACGCCGCTGTCATGGGCCTCAACGCAGACTTGCATCTTCAGGGCAACGACTTTTCAAATGTTGCTACATTTTGCTTCGTcggcttgctttgcttcgAAATCCCCAATA CCTACTTCCTCCAAGTCGTCCCAGCTGCCAAATGGCTCGGACTCAATGTCACCCTCTGGGGCGTTGCCACTGCTTGCGGTGCCGCTGCTCACAACTACCAAACACTGCTCGTCTCTCGTGTCTTCCTGGGTATCTTCGAGGCAACCATTGGGCCTTCTTTGATGCTCATTAGCAGCCAGTGGTATACAAAATCTGAGCAGGCTCctcgcttctccttctggTATCTcggcctgggcctgggccaGATCCTCGGTGGTGCCATTTCGTACGGCTTCCAGCATGTCACCCCTGGCGCTTCCCTCGCTGGCTGGCGTATCATGTTTGTCGTCTTGGGATGCGTCACCGTTGTCATTGGTCTttccgccttcttcttcttgcctgACACTCCCATGAAGGCTTCCTGGTTATCCGATAACGAGAAGGTTGCTCTGTTGAAGCATGTCAGTGTCAACCAGACTGGTATCCAGAGCCGCAAGTTCCGCCCAAAGGAGATTGTGGAGGCCCTGCTTGATCCCCAGATCTGGCTTCTGCTCTTGTCCGTTGTTCTT CTCTCCGTCTCCAGTGGTGTCGTTACGACATACTCTGCCACTTTGATCAAGAACTTGGGTTATAAGCCAGCCCAGGCTGCCTTGATGAACATGCCCTCGGGTGCTAttagcatcttcttcactctgCTTGTCGGCTTTGGCGTTCGCAAGCAATCCCACCGATGGGCTTGGATTATTGCTTGCATCATTCCTGC CATTATTGGAGGTGCCTTGATGTCTTTCCTTGACTCCAAGACCCATTCCTCTGGCGTCTTGGCCGGTATCTACCTGGTCAATGCCGTTGTTGCTCCTCTGCCCCTCTTCTACGCC TTGACTGTTGCCAACGTCAGTGGTGCTACCAAGCGTGCCTTTGCCGCTGCTATTGTTAGCGGTTCATTCTCTCTGGGTAACATTATTGGACCCCAGACCTTCCAGGCCCGTGACGCTCCTGATTTCCGACCTGCCAAGTTGGCAGTCATGGGCACTCAGGCTGGTTGTGCCGCGACTACCTTTGCACTCTTCCTCTACTATGTGTGGTGCAACAAGAGACGCGGCGACCGCAGCAAGGAGAACGAGGAGCAGTTTATGTCTCCTGAGGTCTGGGCTACTATGACagacaaggagaacaagaTGTTCCGATACTCTTATTAA
- a CDS encoding short chain dehydrogenase domain-containing protein, with amino-acid sequence MPSYAITGASKGIGREFVRQLAQSPSNTVLALVRDPESPGIKALAQSHPNVHIIKADTTDPQSILAAAEQASSILGGKLDVFIHNSNSVDLSTFSLPPTKVPFDVDATRKFYEEPLKTAVYGGAWATNAFLPLIEKGDLKKIAHITSSMAQPEVILGAGVDYAVAYSIAKAGLNVQVAKYAAELAPKGIKTVAICPGWVDTHEGPKPPQLVEATEVMLNQFRKIEPDLKGQITAEESVSQQLRVIDALDAARSGTTIRARFFEP; translated from the exons ATGCCTTCCTACGCAATCACCGGCGCCTCCAAAGGCATCGGCCGCGAATTCGTCCGCCAACTCGCCCAATCCCCCTCCAACAccgtcctcgccctcgttCGCGATCCCGAATCCCCCGGCATCAAAGCCCTCGCCCAATCCCACCCCAACGTccacatcatcaaggccgaCACCACAGACCCTCAAtccatcctcgccgccgccgaacAAGCATCTTCCATCCTCGGCGGCAAGCTCGACGTCTTCATCCATAACTCAAACTCCGTCGATCTCTCCACTTTTTCGCTTCCCCCCACAAAGGTCCCCTTTGATGTTGACGCTACGAGGAAGTTCTACGAGGAGCCCCTTAAAACGGCTGTTTATGGCGGCGCGTGGGCGACGAATGCCTTCTTGCCCCTGATTGAAAAGGGGGACCTCAAGAAGATTGCTCATATTACTAGCAGCATGGCACAGCCAGAAGTCATTCTCGGCGCTGGAGTTGATTACGCAGTGGCCTATTCCATCGCAAAGGCCGGCCTGAATGTTCAAGTTGCCAAATACGCTGCTGAACTTGCTcccaagggcatcaagaCCGTTGCGATTTGCCCTGGCTGGGTTGATACTCACGAAG GCCCAAAGCCTCCCCAGCTCGTCGAGGCAACTGAGGTGATGCTCAACCAGTTCCGAAAGATCGAGCCTGACTTGAAGGGACAAATCACGGCTGAGGAAAGTGTTTCACAGCAGCTCAGAGTCATTGACGCACTTGATGCTGCGAGAAGCGGTACCACCATCCGGGCTCGATTCTTCGAGCCTTAA
- a CDS encoding phosphoenolpyruvate carboxykinase domain-containing protein: MDPYFRTASPYTDPSVKGPKSQIQASGIDLRKMISSNVNKTALHPGGVQPYREHTELEEELHEIAHIDYDRVAIVANPSVAALYEDALVYESGTAITSSGALTAYSGAKTGRSPLDKRIVKEPSSEDNIWWGPVNKPMSPEVWKINRERAVDYLNTRNRIYVIDGYAGWDEKYRIRVRVICARAYHALFMRNMLIRPPREELEHFHPDYTIYNAGTFPANRYTEGMTSATSVSINFAAKEMVILGTEYAGEMKKGIFTVLFYEMPIKHNVLTLHSSANEGKNGDVTLFFGLSGTGKTTLSADPNRALIGDDEHCWSDRGVFNIEGGCYAKCIGLSAEKEPDIYNAIRYGSILENVVFDPVTREVDYDDVTLTENTRCAYPIEYISNAKIPCLTDNMPTNIILLTCDARGVLPPISKLDSAQTMFHFISGYTSKMAGTEDGVNEPQATFSSCFAQPFLALHPMKYARMLADKIEQNKANAWLLNTGWVGAGFAQGGKRCPLKYTRAILDAIHSGELAQVEFENYDVFNLQVPKTCPNVPEDLLNPKKAWTAGADSFQREVVKLGQLFNENFKKYESEATPDVIAAGPSV; this comes from the exons ATGGATCCCTACTTCAGAACCGCTTCTCCGTACACAGATCCTTCCGTCAAAGGTCCCAAGTCGCAGATCCAGGCATCGGGAATAGATTTACGCAAGA TGATTTCAAGCAACGTTAACAAGACTGCTCTGCACCCTGGCGGTGTTCA GCCCTACCGCGAGCACACCGAGCTCG AGGAGGAGCTTCACGAGATTGCTCACATCGACTACGACCGCGTCGCCATT GTCGCCAACCCCTCCGTCGCCGCACTTTACGAAGATGCCCTCGTCTACGAGAGCGGCACTGCCATCACCTCCAGCGGTGCTCTGACTGCCTACTCTGGCGCAAAGACCGGCCGCTCTCCCCTGGACAAGCGAATTGTCAAGGAGCCCTCTTCAGAAGACAACATCTG GTGGGGACCAGTCAACAAGCCCATGAGCCCTGAA GTCTGGAAGATCAACCGAGAGCGTGCTGTCGACTACCTCAACACCCGCAACCGCATCTACGTCATTGATGGCTATGCTGGCTGGGACGAGAAGTACAGAATCCGTGTCCGTGTTATCTGCGCTCGCGCCTACCATGCTCTCTTCATGAGGAACATGCTCATTCGCCCTCCTCGTGAGGAGCTCGAGCACTTCCACCCCGACTACACCATCTACAATGCCGGAACCTTCCCTGCCAACAGATACACCGAGGGCATGACCTCCGCCACATCCGTCTCCATCAACTTCGCCGCCAAGGAGATGGTCATCCTGGGTACCGAGTATGCTggtgagatgaagaagggtATCTTCACCGTTCTCTTCTACGAGATGCCCATCAAGCACAACGTCCTGACCCTGCACTCATCTGCCAACGAGGGCAAGAACGGCGATGTCACACTCTTCTTCGGTCTGTCTGGAACCGGCAAGACCACCCTGTCTGCCGACCCCAACCGCGCCCTGATCGGCGATGACGAGCACTGCTGGAGTGACCGCGGTGTCTTCAACATTGAGGGTGGCTGCTACGCCAAGTGCATTGGCCTGTCCGCCGAGAAGGAGCCCGATATTTACAACGCCATCCGCTACGGCTCCATCCTTGAGAACGTCGTCTTTGACCCCGTCACCCGCGAGGTCGACTACGACGATGTCACTCTCACCGAGAACACCCGTTGCGCCTACCCCATCGAGTacatctccaacgccaagATCCCCTGCTTGACCGACAACATGCccaccaacatcatcctcctcaccTGCGATGCCCGCGGTGTCCTGCCccccatctccaagctcgacAGCGCCCAGACCATGTTCCACTTCATCTCCGGCTACACCTCCAAGATGGCCGGTACCGAGGACGGTGTCAACGAGCCCCAGGCtaccttctccagctgcttcgcTCAGCCCTTCCTGGCTCTGCACCCCATGAAGTACGCCCGCATGCTTGCCGACAAGATTGAGCAGAACAAGGCCAACGCCTGGCTGCTCAACACCGGCTGGGTCGGTGCCGGTTTCGCCCAGGGCGGCAAGCGATGCCCCCTCAAGTACACTCGTGCCATCCTCGACGCCATCCACTCTGGTGAGCTCGCCCAGGTTGAGTTCGAGAACTACGACGTCTTCAACCTGCAGGTTCCCAAGACCTGCCCCAACGTTCCCGAGGACCTTTTGAACCCCAAGAAGGCCTGGACCGCCGGCGCCGACAGCTTCCAGCGCGAGGTCGTCAAGCTGGGccagctcttcaacgagAACTTCAAGAAGTACGAGAGCGAGGCTACCCCCGACGTCATTGCCGCCGGCCCCAGCGTCTAA